A stretch of the Ischnura elegans chromosome 5, ioIscEleg1.1, whole genome shotgun sequence genome encodes the following:
- the LOC124158646 gene encoding putative gustatory receptor 2a translates to MKVKTRKARQEVRVFSHQLLHTKVYFTACGFFTLDFGLLTSITSAIATNLMIFVQFQLSGKSSEEYSCDCSVLCLVNNIGLNDTKDH, encoded by the exons ATGAAGGTGAAGACCAGAAAAGCTAGGCAAGAG GTTCGAGTTTTCTCTCATCAACTACTTCATACCAAAGTCTACTTCACGGCATGCGGATTCTTCACCTTGGATTTCGGTTTGCTGACTTCG ATAACTTCCGCTATCGCTACAAATCTGATGATTTTCGTGCAGTTTCAGCTTTCCGGGAAATCATCTGAAGAATATTCATGTGACTGTTCAGTGCTGTGCTTAGTGAACAATATTGGACTAAATGATACCAAGGATCATTGA